In Megalopta genalis isolate 19385.01 chromosome 7, iyMegGena1_principal, whole genome shotgun sequence, a single window of DNA contains:
- the LOC117220402 gene encoding uncharacterized protein LOC117220402 — translation MVKFPESKRNADFTIKDVNSITVLHMAVRKGNLEIIKFLVDEKGVNFEVKDQNGMTILLRAVNDGNLKIVKYLVNEKNADLTTKDNNGSTVLHLAAYNGKLKMVKFLANQEKVDTDVQDYEGMTALHMAVNSDNFKMVKFLMNKTQIDVDAENNEGITALHMAAITGNFKIVRYLINKKQADFNAIDNNGMTILHGAALSGNLEMVKFLVDEKGADFEAKDYNEMSVLLLAANTNKWEIVKYLINEKGANFNIRDNIGSTVLHAAAAFGMLDVVKFLINEKGVDFNVKDNNGVSVLHMATIFDSLDTVKFLINEKGADFHDRDTHGSTILHMAATFGNLEIVKFLVDEKKIDFESRNDDGMTALHAAVTNDNSEIVKFLANKKRANLHAKDNNGLSVLHAAASFGNLDIIKFLVDEKKVDFEAEDDYGMTAVHAAAFCGNLEIVKFLINEKNANFNVIDNNGLTVLHTAASSGNLDLIKFLVDELGADIDTKDYDGLTVLHTAATSGNLDVVKFLINEKAADFNAKDNKGRTVLHMAILSCNLDVVKFLINEKKADFNVNDNNGKIVLHLVDVPGYRHMFEFLKNVGTHFPRKKRRRN, via the coding sequence ATGGTTAAATTTCCGGAAAGTAAAAGAAATGCCGATTTCACTATAAAAGACGTGAATAGCATAACAGTTTTGCATATGGCTGTCAGAAAAGGCAACTTGGAGATAATTAAATTTCTGGTGGATGAAAAAGGAGTCAATTTTGAAGTTAAAGATCAAAATGGCATGACAATTTTGCTCAGGGCTGTTAACGATGGCAATCTAAAGATAGTTAAATATCTGGTGAATGAAAAAAATGCCGATTTGACCACTAAAGACAACAATGGCAGCACAGTTTTGCATTTGGCTGCTTACAATGGTAAGTTGAAGATGGTTAAATTTCTGGCGAATCAGGAAAAGGTCGATACCGACGTTCAAGATTATGAAGGCATGACAGCTTTACACATGGCTGTTAACTCTGACAACTTTAAGATGGTTAAATTTCTGATGAATAAAACACAGATCGATGTTGATGCTGAGAATAATGAGGGCATAACAGCTTTGCACATGGCTGCTATCACTGGTAATTTCAAGATAGTTAGATATCTGATAAATAAAAAACAGGCCGATTTTAATGCTATAGACAATAATGGCATGACAATTTTGCACGGAGCTGCGTTATCTGGTAACTTGGAGATGGTTAAATTTCTGGTGGATGAAAAAGGGgccgattttgaagctaaagactACAATGAAATGTCAGTTTTGCTCCTAGCTGCTAACACGAATAAGTGGGAGATAGTTAAGTAtttgataaatgaaaaaggggCCAATTTTAATATTAGAGACAATATTGGCAGTACAGTTTTGCACGCGGCTGCTGCCTTTGGTATGTTGGATgtagttaaatttctgataaatgaaaaaggtGTCGATTTTAATGTTAAAGACAACAATGGCGTATCAGTTCTGCACATGGCTACTATTTTTGATAGTTTGGATacagttaaatttctgataaatgaaaaaggggCCGATTTTCATGATAGAGACACTCATGGCTCGACAATTTTGCACATGGCTGCTACCTTCGGTAACTTGGAGATTGTAAAATTTCTGGTGGATGAGAAAAAGATCGATTTTGAATCTAGAAACGATGATGGCATGACAGCTTTGCACGCGGCTGTTACCAATGATAACTcggagatagttaaatttctggCAAATAAAAAAAGGGCCAATTTGCATGCCAAAGACAACAATGGCTTGTCAGTTTTGCACGCGGCTGCTTCCTTTGGTAACTTGGACATAATTAAATTTCTGGTGGATGAAAAAAAGgtcgattttgaagctgaagacGATTATGGCATGACAGCTGTGCACGCGGCTGCTTTCTGTGGTAActtggagatagttaaatttttgataaatgaaaaaaatgccAATTTTAATGTTATAGACAATAATGGCTTGACAGTTTTGCACACGGCCGCTAGTTCTGGTAACCTGGACTTAATTAAATTTCTGGTGGATGAATTAGGGGCTGATATTGATACTAAAGACTACGATGGCTTGACAGTTTTGCACACAGCTGCGACCTCTGGTAACTTGGACgtggttaaatttctgataaatgaaaaagccGCCGATTTTAATGCTAAAGACAATAAGGGCAGAACAGTTTTGCACATGGCTATACTCTCTTGCAACTTGGACGTGgtcaaatttctgataaatgagaAAAAGGCCGATTTTAATGTTAATGACAACAATGGCAAAATAGTTTTGCACTTAGTTGATGTTCCTGGTTACCGTCATATGTTTGAATTCCTGAAAAATGTGGGAACTCACTTCCCACGGAAGAAACGTCGGCGTAATTAG